The nucleotide sequence GGGCTGGCAAGCTGCTGCGCACCGTTGACCACTTTCGTGGACCGGTTGGCAAAGACGATTTTGCAGCCAAACCCAGCCTTGCACCGATGGGCAATGGCTTGCCCGATGCGACCCATGCCGATGATCCCTACGGTCTTGCCGGAGACATGCAGGCCTAGCATCTGGGTTGGCTGCCAGCCGGTCCACTTGCCGGCACGCACCAAGCGCTCCCCCTCGCCAGCACGGCGGGCGGTCATCAAGATCAAGGTCATCGCGATGTCGGCCGTGGCATCTGTTACTGCGCCCGGGGTGTTGCTGACCGCTATGCCACGGGCTTTGGCCGTTTCTACGTCGATGTGGTTATATCCGACCCCAAAATTGGCGATCACTTTGCATCGCACGACGTCGCAGGCACGTATGGCATCGCCCGTGAACTGATCTCCCAAAGTTGGGAGGATGGCGTCATAGGCCCCAAGCGCCGAGGTCACTTCCACCTCGGTCATCGAGGCCTCGGTGTCGCGCAAAGTGACGTCGTATCGATCCGCCGCTGCACGTAATACGCTGTCTGGAAGTTTCTTCGAAATCAGAAGGTTAGGCATCAATACATTCTTCCACCAATCGGAACGCCTTTGTCCGGCACCAGCAGCACCACCTCGCCGTCCTCATCTGGCACGCCCAACACCAAAACCTCTGACATCACCGGTCCGATTTGGCGCGGCGGAAAGTTCACGACCGCCAGTACGCGTTTGCCGGGCAAGCCCTCAGGCGAATAATGTTTTGTGATCTGCGCCGAGCTCTTTTTCTCGCCCAACTCCGGGCCAAAATCGACCCAAAGCTTGATCGCGGGTTTGCGTGCCTCAGGAAACGGCTCCGCCCTCACGACTTGGCCGACGCGGATGTCGACTTTCATGAAGTCGTCAAAGGTTATGTCTGACATGGCTACTCTCTCAATTCCCGGCTGCGGTCCGTCGCGGCCTTCACCGCCCGTTTCAAAAGATCCGGGAACCCGCGCTCTTCGTCCATCAAGACCTCAAGCGCGGCTTGTGTTGTCCCGTTCGGGCTGGTCACGTTAATGCGCAGTTGCGATGGGCTTTCCTCTGCCTGCTCTGCAAGATGTCCGGCGCCGCCAACCGTGGCCTTTGCAAGCTGCATTGCCAGCTCCGGGGAAAGGCCTTGCGCTTCACCGGCGGCTGCCAACGTCTCGATCAGATGAAACACATAGGCCGGGCCTGACCCCGACACGCCAGTGACCGCGTCAATCTGATCTTCGTTTTCCAGCCTGACGACCTGCCCAACCGCCGCAAGCAGCGCTTCCGCCAAATCCAGATCAGCGGGGGTCGCGTTTGCGTTACCAATGATGGCTGTGATCCCGCGACCAATAGCAGCTGGCGTGTTAGGCATCGACCGAATGACCCGGCTCTCCTTGCCAAAAACGTCTTCAAACGCGGAAATCGGGGTGCCTGCGGCGATGGACAGAAAAACCGTCTCTCCCGCGAGGCGTTGCAAAGCTCCCAATGCGTCGCCCATCATTTGTGGCTTAACTGCAATCAATGCAATGGCCGGAGACGACGGCAGGTCCGAGTTCACCTGAACCCCTTGCGCGTTCAACCAATCGGATGGGTGCGGATCAATGACATGAACGGCATCTGGTGACACGCCTTGCGCCAGCCATCCTTGAAGCAAGGCCGAGCCCATTTTGCCGCATCCCAGTAAGACCAGCCCGCGCGCGTTTATGTCCGTCAAATCCATCAAAGCCCCCGGCATATTCAGGGGCAGAGATTAGGCGCGCCCGTAGGCCTCCGCAATGGCAACCTGCATGGCTTCGGCAGGTGTTCGGTCGCCCCAGCACACAAGTTGAAAAGCGGGGTAGAAACGCTCGGATGCCAGCACCGCTGCGCTGAGCATACGATCAATTTGATCCGCACCCGCGCCTGCACCGCCCGACAGCAGCAGCCCGTAGCGGTAGACCATCAATTTTTGCGCGCGCCAGTAGCTGAATGCGCCTGTCCAACAGGTGTCATTGGCCCGGTTGAGAACATCATAAAGCGCCGGCAAACGCTCTTCCGGTGGCTCCATCTCGAAGGTGGACACCATTCTGAGCGTTTCGTCGTAGTTGGACCAAGCCAGCGTGATGGAATAGGTCCGCCACTGCCCCTCGATCGCCATGGCTATCTGATCTTCCGCGATGCGGTCGAAGTCCCATTCGTGATGTTCAGCAAGGGTTTCCACCAAATCAATCGGGTGAAGATCCTCGGTTTCAAGGTAATGTTCCAGCTGCGACATGTGCGGCCCCTGTCTGCTCTGGTGCCTGAGGCGTTGATCGCCGCTAAGCACTGGGTCCCAATCAAAGGGTCGTCTTTTTACGGTCAACCCTTACAACATATGGTGTGCCGGAACGCGGAGTCTGTAAAGAGTTTATTTGGAATTACCCACAACAGAGTGGGTCGGGCGGGATAAAACCTCCGGATTCCGAAGGTTATCCACCGCTCCCACAGATCTCGCAATCTGCACGCCGACTGACCTTGATGGTTCGCGTCTCGGCGTAAAGCGCGTCGTAGATGGTAAGCCGGTTTTTCAGCGTCTGCCCTGCGCCGGTGATGTGTTTTGTGGCCTCTGCCGCCATCATCGCCCCCAACACCCCCGGCAACGCGCCGATCACGCCGGCCTCGGCACAAGTTGGCACCAACTCGCGCGTGGGCGCCTTTGGAAATACGCAGGCGTAGCATGGGCCATCGGTTGCCGGATCGAAAAGGCTGATCTGCCCTTCCCACTGCGTAATCGCAGCCGAGATCAGCGGCACCTTGCCCGCCACGCAAGCCGCATTGACCAAATAGCGGGT is from uncultured Litoreibacter sp. and encodes:
- the proC gene encoding pyrroline-5-carboxylate reductase, with translation MDLTDINARGLVLLGCGKMGSALLQGWLAQGVSPDAVHVIDPHPSDWLNAQGVQVNSDLPSSPAIALIAVKPQMMGDALGALQRLAGETVFLSIAAGTPISAFEDVFGKESRVIRSMPNTPAAIGRGITAIIGNANATPADLDLAEALLAAVGQVVRLENEDQIDAVTGVSGSGPAYVFHLIETLAAAGEAQGLSPELAMQLAKATVGGAGHLAEQAEESPSQLRINVTSPNGTTQAALEVLMDEERGFPDLLKRAVKAATDRSRELRE
- a CDS encoding tRNA-binding protein; amino-acid sequence: MSDITFDDFMKVDIRVGQVVRAEPFPEARKPAIKLWVDFGPELGEKKSSAQITKHYSPEGLPGKRVLAVVNFPPRQIGPVMSEVLVLGVPDEDGEVVLLVPDKGVPIGGRMY
- a CDS encoding YbjN domain-containing protein — its product is MSQLEHYLETEDLHPIDLVETLAEHHEWDFDRIAEDQIAMAIEGQWRTYSITLAWSNYDETLRMVSTFEMEPPEERLPALYDVLNRANDTCWTGAFSYWRAQKLMVYRYGLLLSGGAGAGADQIDRMLSAAVLASERFYPAFQLVCWGDRTPAEAMQVAIAEAYGRA
- a CDS encoding D-glycerate dehydrogenase yields the protein MPNLLISKKLPDSVLRAAADRYDVTLRDTEASMTEVEVTSALGAYDAILPTLGDQFTGDAIRACDVVRCKVIANFGVGYNHIDVETAKARGIAVSNTPGAVTDATADIAMTLILMTARRAGEGERLVRAGKWTGWQPTQMLGLHVSGKTVGIIGMGRIGQAIAHRCKAGFGCKIVFANRSTKVVNGAQQLASPEDVARIADVVVVATPGGAQTRHLIDRNFLTAMQSHAILVNISRGDVIDEAALVSALQEGQLAGAGLDVYEEEPVVPQALIDMEHVTLLPHLGTAALDVREGMGMMALANVNAFFDGKQPPNLV